From a region of the Rhodoligotrophos appendicifer genome:
- the aat gene encoding leucyl/phenylalanyl-tRNA--protein transferase: MSTITPQILLKAYAAGIFPMAESADDAGLYWIDPERRGIIPLDEVHVPRRLKRTIRQGDFEVRIDSDFDAVIGACAEPKPGRRSTWINSRIRGLYGQLFRMGFCHTVECWQGDALVGGLYGVRVGGAFFGESMFSRTRDASKVALIHLVARLNAGGFTLLDTQFVTDHLTRFGAREIPREDYHAMLDEALYMEGDFHAFTEDADPEAVLTLAQALLPTAP, translated from the coding sequence ATGAGCACCATCACGCCGCAGATCCTGCTCAAGGCCTATGCCGCCGGCATCTTTCCCATGGCGGAGAGCGCCGACGATGCGGGCCTGTACTGGATCGACCCCGAGCGTCGCGGCATCATCCCCCTCGATGAGGTCCACGTCCCCCGCCGCCTCAAGCGCACCATCCGCCAGGGCGACTTCGAGGTCCGCATCGACAGCGATTTCGACGCCGTCATCGGCGCCTGCGCCGAGCCCAAGCCGGGGCGCCGGTCCACCTGGATCAACAGCCGCATCCGTGGCCTCTACGGCCAGCTCTTTCGCATGGGCTTCTGTCATACGGTCGAATGCTGGCAGGGCGACGCCTTGGTCGGCGGCCTCTACGGCGTCCGCGTCGGCGGCGCCTTTTTCGGCGAGAGCATGTTCTCCCGCACCCGCGACGCGAGCAAGGTCGCCCTCATCCACTTGGTCGCCCGCCTGAATGCCGGCGGCTTCACCTTGCTCGACACCCAGTTCGTGACCGACCATCTGACCCGCTTCGGCGCCCGCGAGATCCCCCGCGAGGACTACCACGCCATGCTGGACGAGGCCCTCTACATGGAAGGCGATTTCCACGCCTTTACCGAGGATGCCGACCCCGAAGCCGTCCTCACCCTCGCCCAAGCCCTCCTCCCAACCGCCCCCTGA
- the accB gene encoding acetyl-CoA carboxylase biotin carboxyl carrier protein has protein sequence MGKDKAVIDRDMIRDLADLLNETGLLEIEVEQDGLRVRVSRAGQAVNHFVPAPGSAGPVEPAPAPVPTVADPAKHPGAVKSPMVGTAYRAPAPGAATFVEIGREVTKGQTILIVEAMKTMNQIPAPHSGKVTAIFVEDGNPVEFGEPLMIIE, from the coding sequence ATGGGCAAGGACAAGGCCGTCATCGATCGCGACATGATTCGCGACCTTGCCGATCTCCTGAACGAGACCGGCCTCCTGGAAATTGAGGTCGAGCAGGACGGCTTGCGCGTCCGCGTGTCTCGCGCCGGTCAGGCCGTGAATCATTTCGTACCCGCCCCCGGCTCCGCGGGCCCGGTGGAACCTGCCCCCGCTCCGGTCCCCACCGTCGCCGATCCCGCCAAGCATCCCGGCGCGGTGAAATCGCCCATGGTCGGCACGGCCTATCGGGCGCCCGCCCCCGGCGCGGCGACCTTCGTTGAAATCGGCCGCGAGGTCACCAAGGGCCAGACGATCCTCATCGTCGAGGCCATGAAGACCATGAACCAGATCCCCGCCCCCCATTCCGGCAAGGTCACCGCCATTTTCGTGGAGGATGGCAATCCCGTCGAATTCGGCGAGCCCCTGATGATCATCGAGTGA
- the mlaD gene encoding outer membrane lipid asymmetry maintenance protein MlaD produces the protein MKQNAVETLTGAIVIVIAGAFLFFLYTTTGFGGAGGGYTVTAAFNNLGGVNTGSDVRISGLKVGSVTGHNLDETYEAVLALTIDSDVKLPDDSTAKITSEGLLGSSFVAIEPGGSETLLKNGDQFQYTQPALDLWSIIGSFVKPSGGSSTPATPAPAAPEATPQAEPAVPEGGEPPAQQQ, from the coding sequence ATGAAGCAGAATGCCGTCGAAACCCTGACCGGCGCCATCGTCATCGTCATCGCCGGTGCCTTTCTCTTCTTCCTCTACACCACCACTGGGTTCGGCGGAGCCGGGGGCGGCTACACCGTGACGGCGGCCTTCAACAATCTCGGCGGTGTCAACACCGGCTCCGACGTGCGCATTTCCGGCCTCAAGGTCGGCAGCGTCACGGGCCACAACCTCGACGAGACCTATGAGGCCGTTCTGGCCCTCACCATCGACAGCGACGTGAAGCTGCCGGATGATTCGACTGCCAAGATCACCTCCGAAGGCCTTCTCGGCTCCAGCTTCGTGGCCATCGAGCCGGGCGGATCGGAGACGCTGCTGAAGAATGGCGACCAGTTCCAATACACCCAGCCTGCCCTCGATCTCTGGAGCATCATCGGCTCCTTCGTGAAGCCCAGCGGCGGCAGCTCGACGCCGGCGACGCCCGCCCCGGCAGCACCGGAGGCGACCCCGCAGGCGGAACCGGCCGTCCCCGAGGGTGGAGAGCCGCCCGCCCAGCAGCAATGA
- a CDS encoding iron-containing alcohol dehydrogenase, translating into MTPFTLSRTPEILAGPGAVASLAERLTALAGPAARIVLLADPALARLGITTRIARQLADAGHRPLTLQAAPGEPKAADIDAATEDARAHGATAIIGLGGGSALDTAKLLAATAASGNPVADYAFCATPLPAAPLALIAIPTTAGTGSEVTATCVFTDARKIKAWAWGDALKPRLAILDPELTVALPPAITAATGLDALVHAIEAATGRRRFAANDLYAHAAIRLISGSFERALAQPHDLDARFAMLLGSTYAGLAIDNAGTAIAHTIAHALAALAPVPHGRATAMGMAASMAWAVSGAPDAFAAVALAMGGPAEADVAVDRFLRLIEASALDLSLAGDGISLNRPDLLADQMRSPENAPMRANTAREVTDADIDTLARAVYALA; encoded by the coding sequence GTGACCCCTTTCACCCTCAGCCGCACTCCAGAGATCCTCGCCGGTCCCGGCGCTGTGGCAAGCCTGGCCGAGCGGCTCACCGCCTTGGCCGGTCCCGCCGCCCGCATCGTCCTGCTGGCCGATCCCGCTCTGGCGCGCCTCGGCATCACCACGCGGATCGCGCGGCAGCTGGCGGATGCCGGCCATCGCCCGCTGACCCTGCAGGCCGCTCCCGGCGAGCCCAAGGCGGCCGACATCGATGCAGCGACCGAGGATGCCCGCGCCCATGGGGCCACCGCCATCATCGGCCTCGGCGGCGGCTCGGCCCTCGATACAGCCAAGCTGCTGGCGGCGACGGCAGCCTCCGGCAACCCCGTGGCCGATTACGCCTTCTGCGCCACGCCCCTCCCCGCCGCCCCCCTCGCGCTCATCGCCATCCCCACCACGGCCGGCACCGGCTCCGAGGTCACCGCGACATGCGTCTTCACGGACGCGCGCAAGATCAAGGCCTGGGCCTGGGGCGATGCCTTGAAGCCCCGCCTGGCGATCCTCGACCCCGAGCTCACCGTGGCGCTGCCGCCGGCGATCACCGCAGCGACCGGGCTCGATGCCCTCGTCCACGCCATCGAGGCTGCCACCGGCCGCCGCCGCTTCGCCGCCAACGACCTCTATGCCCATGCGGCGATCCGGCTGATTTCGGGGTCCTTCGAGCGCGCGCTCGCCCAGCCCCATGACCTCGACGCCCGCTTCGCAATGCTTCTGGGCTCCACCTATGCCGGCCTCGCCATCGACAATGCCGGCACGGCGATCGCCCACACGATCGCCCATGCCCTGGCCGCCCTCGCCCCCGTCCCCCATGGCCGCGCCACCGCCATGGGCATGGCGGCGTCCATGGCCTGGGCCGTCTCGGGCGCACCCGACGCCTTCGCCGCGGTCGCCCTCGCCATGGGTGGACCTGCCGAGGCGGATGTCGCCGTCGACCGTTTCCTCCGGCTGATCGAGGCCAGCGCCCTGGACCTGTCCCTGGCCGGCGACGGCATCTCCCTGAACCGCCCCGATCTCCTGGCCGATCAGATGCGTAGCCCCGAAAACGCGCCCATGCGCGCCAACACCGCCCGCGAGGTCACCGATGCCGACATCGACACCCTGGCCCGCGCCGTCTACGCTCTGGCCTGA
- a CDS encoding NADH:ubiquinone oxidoreductase subunit NDUFA12: MSLKTFFLQFFTWWNGQTLGTRLLISRQGEFVGEDLFGNKYYRQRNGDRRWVVYNGVAEASSIPPGWHGWLAHRDDTAPSEENYQPREWEKPHLPNMTGVAPAYLPPGTLAARTPVTPEPDYEPWTPK, from the coding sequence ATGAGCCTCAAGACGTTTTTTCTTCAGTTCTTCACCTGGTGGAACGGCCAGACGCTGGGCACGCGCCTCTTGATTTCGCGCCAGGGCGAATTCGTCGGCGAGGATCTTTTCGGCAACAAATATTATCGCCAGCGCAACGGCGACCGCCGTTGGGTGGTCTATAATGGCGTTGCTGAGGCCTCCAGCATTCCGCCCGGCTGGCATGGCTGGCTGGCGCATCGCGACGACACCGCCCCTTCCGAGGAGAATTACCAGCCGCGGGAGTGGGAAAAGCCGCATCTGCCGAATATGACCGGCGTCGCCCCGGCCTATCTTCCGCCCGGAACCTTGGCGGCGAGAACCCCGGTGACCCCGGAGCCCGATTACGAGCCCTGGACGCCAAAGTGA
- the accC gene encoding acetyl-CoA carboxylase biotin carboxylase subunit translates to MFDKVLIANRGEIALRILRACRELGIATVAVHSTADENAMHVRLADESVCIGPPPARDSYLNIPSLLAACEITGADAVHPGYGFLAENARFAEILGEHNITFIGPSPEHIRIMGDKIEAKKTAIRLGIPVVPGSPGAVRSGDEAARIAEEIGFPVLIKAAAGGGGRGMKVARTPADLAEALTTAQTEAKAAFGDDAVYLERYLAKPRHIEVQILGDGQGNAVHLGERDCSLQRRHQKLWEEALSPALNADQRHAIGTRVATAIADLGYSGAGTIEFLYENGEFFFIEMNTRLQVEHPVTESITGIDIVQEQIRIAAGAKLSFTQDDIVFSGHAIECRINAENPLTFTPSPGHIDSVHVPGGLGVRVDSGIYAGYTVPPYYDSLIAKLIVMGKSRNECLMRLRRALGEYVIEGVETTIPLFIDLLKDDDIIDGNYDIHWLENYLERRRQ, encoded by the coding sequence ATGTTCGATAAGGTCCTCATCGCCAATCGCGGCGAGATCGCGCTGCGCATCCTGCGCGCCTGCCGCGAGCTCGGCATCGCCACGGTCGCGGTCCATTCGACCGCCGACGAGAACGCCATGCATGTGCGCCTGGCCGATGAAAGCGTCTGCATCGGACCGCCGCCGGCCCGCGACAGCTATCTGAACATTCCCTCCTTGCTGGCCGCCTGCGAGATCACCGGGGCCGATGCCGTCCATCCCGGCTATGGCTTCCTCGCCGAGAACGCCCGCTTCGCCGAGATCCTGGGCGAGCACAACATCACCTTCATCGGCCCGAGCCCTGAGCATATCCGCATCATGGGCGACAAGATCGAGGCGAAGAAGACCGCAATCCGCCTAGGCATCCCCGTCGTCCCCGGCTCGCCGGGCGCCGTCCGCTCCGGCGACGAGGCGGCCCGCATCGCCGAGGAGATCGGCTTCCCCGTCCTCATCAAGGCCGCTGCCGGCGGCGGCGGGCGCGGCATGAAGGTCGCCCGCACCCCGGCCGATCTCGCCGAGGCGCTGACCACGGCCCAGACCGAGGCCAAGGCGGCCTTCGGCGACGACGCCGTCTATCTCGAGCGCTATCTCGCCAAGCCGCGCCACATCGAGGTCCAGATCCTCGGCGATGGCCAGGGCAACGCCGTCCATCTCGGCGAGCGCGACTGCTCGCTCCAGCGCCGCCACCAGAAGCTCTGGGAGGAGGCCCTCTCGCCGGCCCTGAATGCCGACCAGCGCCACGCCATCGGCACCCGCGTCGCCACCGCCATCGCCGATCTCGGCTATTCCGGCGCCGGCACCATCGAGTTCCTCTACGAGAATGGCGAGTTCTTCTTCATCGAGATGAACACACGCCTGCAAGTGGAGCATCCGGTGACCGAATCCATCACCGGCATCGACATCGTCCAGGAGCAGATCCGCATCGCCGCCGGCGCCAAGCTCTCCTTCACCCAGGACGACATCGTCTTCTCCGGCCACGCCATCGAGTGCCGCATCAACGCTGAGAACCCGTTGACCTTCACTCCCTCGCCCGGCCACATCGATTCCGTCCACGTGCCCGGCGGCCTGGGTGTGCGCGTCGACAGCGGGATCTATGCCGGCTACACCGTGCCCCCTTATTACGACAGCCTCATCGCCAAGCTGATCGTCATGGGCAAGAGCCGCAACGAGTGCCTGATGCGCCTGCGCCGGGCTTTGGGCGAATATGTCATCGAGGGCGTCGAGACCACGATCCCGCTCTTCATCGATCTGCTGAAGGACGATGACATTATCGACGGCAATTACGATATTCATTGGCTGGAAAATTATCTCGAGCGCCGCCGGCAATGA
- a CDS encoding GIY-YIG nuclease family protein: MGAYVYILRCADGRYYVGSTRTELERRVSEHNHALHDGFTAKRRPVVLAYAEHFDRITDAIACERQWKGWSRAKKQALIEGRLDRLPALASRPRKPSS; the protein is encoded by the coding sequence ATGGGGGCATATGTCTACATTCTTCGCTGCGCGGACGGCAGATATTACGTCGGCAGCACCAGGACGGAGCTGGAGCGCCGGGTGTCGGAGCACAATCACGCCCTCCATGACGGCTTCACCGCCAAGCGGCGCCCTGTCGTCTTGGCCTATGCCGAGCATTTCGACCGCATCACCGACGCCATCGCCTGCGAACGGCAGTGGAAGGGCTGGTCCCGCGCGAAGAAACAAGCCCTGATCGAAGGCCGCCTGGACCGCCTGCCCGCCCTCGCAAGCCGCCCCCGCAAACCCTCAAGCTGA
- a CDS encoding vitamin B12-dependent ribonucleotide reductase: MRIERRYTSAGNSPFDGIEFRRSTSEIRNPDGSTVFKLENIEVPSSWSQVAADILAQKYFRKAGVPARLKRVEEETVPSWLWRSVPDEAALAGLPKPERFVSETSIQQVAHRLAGTWTYWGWKGGYFGSEEDARAFYDELCFMLATQKCAPNSPQWFNTGLHWAYGIDGPSQGHFYVDPATGKLTKSKSAYEHPQPHACFIQSVGDDLVNEGGIMDLWIREARLFKYGSGTGSNFSRIRGENEPLSGGGKSSGLMSFLKIGDRAAGAIKSGGTTRRAAKMVVVDVDHPDIEAYVDWKVKEEQKVAALVTGSKVVKQHLTTVMKACINCEGPGEDCFDVTKNPALKRAVKAARRAHVPEAYVRRVIETARQGQEKVDFDVYDTDWDSEAYRTVSGQNSNNSVRVTDAFLETVLADGDWSLFWRNKEGAAKVVKARELWDKIGYAAWACADPGIQFHTTINDWHTCPASGPIRASNPCSEYMFLDDTACNLASLNLLQFRNKETGQFEVELFEHATRLWTLVLEISVMMAQFPSKEIALLSYEYRTLGLGFANIGGLLMTAGIAYDSEEARAICGAISALMTGISYATSAEMAAELGAFKGFPKNRDSMLKVMRNHRNAAYGRDTGYEGLSIAPVPLDQESCRDTALIAHAKAAWDKAVSLGERHGYRNAQATVIAPTGTIGLVMDCDTTGIEPDFAMVKFKKLAGGGYFKIINQAVPEALRALGYPAEQIKDMVDYAVGHGTLKGAPGINHPTLKAKGFSDAALEKIEQGLGTAFDIKFAFNKWSLGEEFCRQVLKLSDEQLNDMNFDLLAAIGFSRADVEAANTFCCGAMTLEGAPHLQAHDLPVFDCANPCGRIGKRCLSVESHIRMMAAAQPFISGAISKTINMPNDATVQEAQEAYFLSWRLALKANALYRDGSKLSQPLSSQLVAEDEEEADEFLEMPQVQRVERVVERIVERIVEVQRRAKLPHRRKGYTQKAIVGGHKVYLRTGEYEDGNLGEIFIDMHKEGAAFRAMMNNFAIAVSLGLQYGVPLEEYVEAFTFTRFEPAGLVSGNEAIKNATSILDYVFRELAVSYLGRNDLAHVDPTDIGFDAMGRGVDEGKAPAGSGQDHVHSHPGAIPAAKYLSTGYVRQKVSGNVVVMPKMSGGAAAALQHQLEHAYAGAYAAEAVTSTLTVGFAEEAAAPIRDDYSLRAEARMKGYEGENCGECGNFTMVRNGTCLKCDTCGSTSGCS, from the coding sequence ATGCGCATCGAGCGCCGTTACACCTCCGCCGGAAATTCACCTTTCGACGGAATCGAGTTCCGCCGCTCGACCAGCGAGATCCGCAATCCCGACGGCTCGACCGTCTTCAAGCTCGAAAACATCGAGGTCCCGAGCTCGTGGAGCCAAGTGGCCGCCGACATCCTGGCGCAGAAATATTTCCGCAAGGCCGGCGTGCCGGCGCGGCTGAAGCGCGTCGAAGAAGAAACCGTGCCGTCCTGGCTGTGGCGCTCGGTGCCCGACGAGGCCGCCCTGGCGGGGCTGCCGAAGCCCGAGCGATTCGTGTCGGAGACCTCCATTCAGCAAGTGGCGCACCGGCTCGCCGGAACCTGGACCTATTGGGGCTGGAAAGGCGGCTATTTCGGCTCGGAAGAGGATGCGCGCGCCTTTTACGACGAGCTCTGCTTCATGCTGGCGACGCAGAAATGCGCCCCCAATTCCCCGCAATGGTTCAATACCGGCCTGCATTGGGCCTATGGCATCGACGGTCCGTCCCAGGGCCATTTCTACGTGGACCCGGCGACGGGAAAGCTGACCAAGTCGAAATCGGCCTATGAGCATCCCCAGCCCCATGCCTGCTTCATCCAGTCGGTGGGCGACGATCTGGTGAATGAAGGCGGCATCATGGATCTGTGGATCCGCGAGGCGCGGCTGTTCAAATACGGCTCGGGGACGGGCTCGAACTTCTCCCGCATCCGCGGCGAGAACGAGCCCCTGTCGGGCGGCGGCAAATCATCGGGACTGATGAGCTTCCTCAAGATCGGCGACCGGGCGGCGGGCGCCATCAAGTCGGGCGGCACCACGCGGCGCGCCGCGAAGATGGTGGTGGTCGATGTCGACCATCCCGACATCGAGGCCTATGTCGACTGGAAGGTGAAGGAAGAGCAGAAGGTCGCAGCCCTCGTCACCGGCTCCAAGGTCGTCAAGCAGCACCTTACGACGGTGATGAAGGCCTGCATCAATTGCGAGGGACCGGGCGAAGATTGCTTCGACGTGACCAAGAACCCGGCGCTGAAGCGGGCGGTGAAGGCCGCGCGGCGGGCGCATGTGCCGGAGGCCTATGTGCGCCGCGTCATCGAGACCGCGCGCCAGGGCCAGGAGAAGGTCGATTTCGACGTCTATGACACGGATTGGGATTCGGAGGCCTACCGCACGGTGTCGGGCCAGAACTCGAACAATTCGGTGCGGGTGACGGATGCGTTCCTGGAGACCGTGCTTGCCGACGGGGACTGGTCGCTGTTCTGGCGCAACAAGGAAGGGGCGGCCAAGGTCGTCAAGGCCCGCGAGCTGTGGGACAAGATCGGCTATGCCGCCTGGGCCTGCGCCGATCCCGGCATCCAGTTCCACACCACCATCAATGATTGGCATACCTGCCCGGCCAGCGGGCCGATCCGGGCATCGAACCCGTGTTCGGAATACATGTTCCTGGACGATACCGCCTGCAACCTGGCCTCCCTCAACCTGCTGCAGTTCCGCAACAAGGAGACGGGGCAGTTCGAGGTCGAGCTGTTCGAGCATGCCACGCGGCTGTGGACGCTGGTGCTCGAGATCTCGGTGATGATGGCGCAGTTCCCGTCGAAGGAGATCGCGCTCCTGTCCTACGAATACCGGACCCTGGGCCTGGGCTTCGCCAATATCGGCGGATTGCTGATGACGGCCGGCATCGCCTATGATTCGGAGGAGGCACGGGCGATCTGCGGGGCGATCTCGGCGCTGATGACCGGCATCTCGTATGCGACCTCGGCGGAGATGGCCGCCGAGCTCGGAGCCTTCAAAGGCTTCCCGAAGAACCGGGACTCCATGCTGAAGGTGATGCGCAACCATCGCAACGCCGCCTATGGACGGGACACGGGCTATGAGGGGCTGAGCATCGCGCCGGTGCCGCTGGACCAGGAATCCTGCCGCGACACGGCGCTCATCGCGCATGCCAAAGCGGCCTGGGACAAGGCCGTCAGCCTGGGCGAACGGCACGGCTACCGCAATGCGCAGGCGACCGTCATCGCGCCCACGGGCACGATCGGCCTGGTGATGGATTGCGATACCACGGGCATCGAGCCGGATTTCGCCATGGTGAAGTTCAAGAAGCTCGCCGGCGGGGGCTATTTCAAGATCATCAACCAGGCGGTGCCCGAGGCGCTGCGGGCGCTGGGCTATCCGGCGGAGCAGATCAAGGACATGGTCGACTATGCCGTCGGCCACGGGACGCTGAAGGGCGCGCCGGGGATCAACCATCCCACGCTGAAGGCGAAGGGCTTCAGCGACGCCGCGCTGGAGAAGATCGAACAGGGGCTGGGAACGGCCTTCGACATCAAATTCGCCTTCAACAAATGGAGCCTGGGCGAAGAGTTCTGCCGCCAGGTGCTGAAGCTCTCGGACGAGCAGCTGAACGACATGAATTTCGACCTGCTGGCGGCCATCGGCTTCTCGCGCGCCGATGTCGAGGCGGCAAACACCTTCTGCTGCGGAGCGATGACGCTGGAAGGCGCGCCGCATCTCCAGGCGCATGACCTGCCGGTCTTCGACTGCGCCAATCCTTGCGGCCGCATCGGCAAGCGCTGCCTGTCGGTGGAGAGCCACATCCGGATGATGGCGGCCGCCCAGCCGTTCATCTCGGGGGCGATCTCGAAGACCATCAACATGCCGAACGACGCCACGGTGCAAGAGGCACAGGAGGCCTATTTCCTGTCCTGGCGCCTGGCGCTGAAGGCGAATGCGCTCTATCGCGACGGATCCAAGCTGTCGCAGCCTTTGTCCTCGCAGCTGGTGGCGGAAGACGAGGAGGAGGCCGACGAGTTCCTCGAGATGCCGCAGGTGCAGCGGGTCGAACGGGTGGTGGAGCGGATCGTCGAGCGCATCGTCGAGGTGCAGAGGCGGGCGAAGCTGCCGCACCGGCGCAAGGGCTATACCCAGAAGGCGATCGTCGGCGGCCACAAGGTCTATCTGCGCACCGGCGAATATGAAGACGGAAACCTGGGCGAGATCTTCATCGACATGCACAAGGAGGGGGCGGCCTTCCGGGCGATGATGAACAATTTCGCCATCGCCGTGTCGCTGGGCCTGCAATATGGCGTGCCGCTGGAGGAATATGTGGAGGCCTTCACCTTCACGCGCTTCGAGCCGGCGGGCCTGGTCTCGGGGAACGAGGCGATCAAGAACGCGACCTCGATCCTGGATTACGTGTTCCGCGAGCTCGCCGTCTCCTATCTCGGGCGCAACGACCTCGCCCATGTGGACCCCACGGATATCGGCTTCGATGCCATGGGCCGAGGCGTGGACGAGGGCAAGGCGCCCGCCGGCAGCGGACAGGACCATGTCCACAGCCATCCGGGCGCCATTCCGGCGGCAAAATATCTGTCCACCGGCTATGTGCGGCAGAAAGTGTCGGGCAATGTGGTGGTGATGCCGAAGATGTCGGGCGGGGCGGCGGCCGCGCTGCAGCACCAGCTGGAGCATGCCTATGCCGGTGCCTATGCCGCGGAGGCCGTCACCTCGACGCTCACAGTCGGCTTTGCAGAAGAGGCCGCAGCACCGATCCGGGACGATTATTCGCTGCGGGCGGAGGCGCGGATGAAGGGCTATGAGGGGGAGAATTGCGGCGAATGCGGCAATTTCACCATGGTGCGCAACGGGACCTGCCTCAAATGCGACACCTGCGGCAGCACGAGCGGGTGCAGCTGA
- a CDS encoding mandelate racemase/muconate lactonizing enzyme family protein, translating into MKITDIEVTHHRLPLDPPFNASWDTRPRTQFSATIVRVHTDSGLTGIGSGDEMIGFEAYKPLFIGQDALSLERHFRILENIQFHGSRCWPLDLALWDLAGKAANQPVWRLLGGASGRIRAYASSGTLRQPQALADQAERFLEQGFPALKIRFHRGDWRDDIKALEAVRARLGNRLELMVDCNQGWRMPWDAAPPWTLKEALPVARALEDLDVFWMEEPLHRGDVKGMAALRSRVDIRIAGAEMTRELHELRSLIEARALDVLQPDAALVGGISGLRRIATQAVDAGLIFTPHTWTNGLGVLANAHLTAALGNAPFLEYPYDPPEWPLAARDFMLAEPLQAHKGWLDLGTRPGLGIALDEERLNQTRVA; encoded by the coding sequence ATGAAGATCACCGACATCGAGGTCACCCACCACCGTCTCCCCCTCGACCCGCCCTTCAACGCGAGCTGGGACACGCGGCCGCGGACGCAGTTTTCCGCCACCATCGTCCGGGTCCACACCGATTCCGGCCTGACCGGCATCGGCTCCGGCGACGAGATGATCGGCTTCGAGGCCTATAAGCCGCTCTTTATCGGCCAGGACGCGCTCAGCCTGGAGCGCCATTTCCGCATCCTCGAGAACATCCAGTTCCACGGCAGCCGTTGCTGGCCCCTCGATCTCGCCCTCTGGGACCTCGCCGGCAAGGCTGCCAACCAGCCCGTCTGGCGCCTGCTCGGCGGCGCCTCGGGCCGCATCCGCGCCTATGCCTCCTCCGGCACCCTGCGCCAGCCGCAAGCCCTCGCCGACCAGGCCGAGCGCTTTCTGGAGCAAGGCTTTCCCGCCCTGAAGATCCGCTTCCATCGCGGCGACTGGCGCGACGACATCAAGGCCCTGGAAGCCGTCCGCGCCCGCCTCGGTAACCGTCTCGAGCTCATGGTCGACTGCAATCAGGGCTGGCGCATGCCTTGGGACGCAGCCCCGCCCTGGACCCTGAAGGAGGCCCTGCCCGTCGCCCGCGCCCTGGAGGATCTCGACGTTTTCTGGATGGAGGAGCCTTTGCACCGGGGCGACGTGAAGGGCATGGCCGCCTTGCGCAGCAGGGTCGACATCCGCATCGCCGGTGCCGAGATGACCCGCGAGCTGCACGAGCTGCGCAGCCTGATCGAGGCCCGCGCCCTCGACGTGCTCCAGCCCGACGCGGCCCTGGTCGGCGGCATCTCCGGCCTGCGCCGCATCGCCACCCAGGCGGTGGATGCGGGCCTCATCTTCACCCCCCACACCTGGACCAACGGCCTCGGCGTCTTAGCCAACGCCCATCTGACCGCAGCCTTGGGCAACGCACCCTTCCTGGAATATCCCTACGACCCCCCCGAATGGCCCCTGGCCGCCCGCGACTTCATGCTCGCCGAGCCCCTGCAAGCCCACAAAGGCTGGCTCGACCTCGGCACCCGCCCCGGCCTCGGCATCGCCCTGGACGAGGAACGGCTGAACCAGACCAGGGTCGCTTAA
- a CDS encoding class I SAM-dependent methyltransferase has protein sequence MTDQAREQTWSAETYGAHARFVSDLAGPVLEWLAPRPGERILDLGCGDGVLTQALGAMGVDMVGVDASEDFIRAARARGVDARLMDGEKLDFRDEFDAVFSNAALHWMTRPAEVLRGVAGALKPGGRFVAEFGGHTNVAAIITAMRAVAARRSGDPDLAGPWFFPTPEEYSALLVTHGFGVKRIGLFGRPTPLKSGMAAWLQVFRKPFFQQFGAESDAVLAEVVDLLAPTLRDGAGNWTADYMRIRVEAALK, from the coding sequence ATGACGGATCAGGCCCGCGAACAGACCTGGAGCGCCGAGACCTACGGCGCTCATGCGCGCTTCGTCTCCGATCTGGCCGGGCCGGTGCTGGAATGGCTGGCGCCTCGGCCCGGCGAGCGCATTCTCGATCTCGGCTGCGGCGATGGCGTCCTCACCCAGGCCCTCGGCGCCATGGGCGTCGACATGGTCGGCGTCGATGCCTCCGAGGATTTCATCCGCGCCGCCCGCGCCCGCGGCGTCGATGCCCGCCTCATGGATGGCGAGAAGCTCGATTTTCGCGACGAGTTCGATGCCGTCTTCTCCAATGCCGCCCTGCACTGGATGACGCGTCCTGCGGAAGTCCTGCGCGGCGTCGCCGGCGCCTTGAAGCCCGGCGGTCGTTTTGTCGCCGAATTCGGGGGCCATACCAATGTCGCGGCGATCATCACGGCCATGCGCGCCGTGGCCGCGCGCCGTAGCGGTGATCCCGATCTCGCCGGCCCGTGGTTCTTTCCGACCCCTGAGGAATATTCTGCTTTGCTCGTGACCCATGGCTTTGGCGTGAAGCGCATCGGCCTTTTCGGCCGCCCCACCCCGTTGAAGAGCGGGATGGCCGCGTGGCTGCAGGTCTTCCGCAAGCCCTTCTTCCAGCAATTCGGGGCCGAGTCCGACGCCGTTCTCGCCGAGGTGGTGGACCTGCTCGCCCCCACATTGCGCGATGGAGCCGGCAACTGGACGGCCGACTACATGCGGATAAGGGTCGAGGCGGCCCTGAAATGA